A genome region from Pseudomonas sp. S06B 330 includes the following:
- a CDS encoding nucleobase:cation symporter-2 family protein yields the protein MSTNRVHPVDEVLPLRQLFTFGLQHVLVMYAGAVAVPLILGSALGLSSAQVILLINANLLTSGIATLIQTIGFWKFGARLPMIQGCSFIALAPMIMIGKEFGLSQIFGAVIAAGFITIALAPIFSRLLRFFPPVVIGSLITIIGISLMPAAAIWLGGGNPGAEDFGNPANLLLGLVTVAITLVIYAKFSGFIGNLSVLIGLFAGSLIAAAFGMTNFSRVGDAAWFELSPPMAFGAPEFSLMPILIMTLAMLVIMAETTGNCLAIGKLTGKPTTQQTLGNAFRADGLSTMLGGLFNSFPYNAFTQNTGLIALSNVKSRFVVAAAGAIMVLMGLFPKLGALIAAVPTPVLGGCAIVMFGMTTVAGIQELSRVQFEGTRNGIIVAVSVSVGVLPMSFPALFEHANGTLKLILESGIFLGAITAIVLNVLLNNDKKSTADVSADAVEVTD from the coding sequence ATGAGCACAAATCGGGTTCATCCAGTGGACGAAGTCTTGCCCCTGCGCCAGTTGTTCACCTTTGGTCTACAACATGTGCTGGTGATGTACGCCGGCGCGGTGGCAGTACCGTTGATTCTCGGCAGTGCCTTGGGGCTGAGCTCGGCGCAGGTGATTCTGCTGATCAATGCCAACCTGTTGACCTCCGGTATCGCGACGCTGATTCAGACCATCGGCTTCTGGAAGTTCGGCGCGCGCCTGCCGATGATCCAGGGCTGTTCGTTCATCGCACTGGCGCCAATGATCATGATCGGCAAGGAGTTCGGCCTCAGTCAGATCTTCGGGGCGGTGATCGCCGCAGGCTTTATCACCATTGCCCTGGCGCCGATCTTCAGTCGCCTGCTGCGCTTCTTCCCACCCGTGGTGATCGGCAGCCTGATCACCATCATCGGTATCTCGTTGATGCCCGCCGCGGCAATTTGGCTGGGGGGCGGTAACCCTGGCGCCGAGGACTTCGGCAACCCCGCCAACTTGCTGCTGGGCCTGGTAACCGTGGCCATCACCCTGGTGATCTACGCCAAGTTTTCCGGCTTTATCGGCAACCTCAGCGTGCTCATCGGTTTGTTCGCCGGCAGCTTGATCGCCGCCGCTTTCGGCATGACCAACTTCAGCCGAGTAGGCGATGCAGCCTGGTTCGAACTGAGCCCGCCGATGGCCTTTGGCGCGCCCGAGTTCTCGTTAATGCCCATCTTGATCATGACCCTGGCAATGCTGGTGATCATGGCCGAGACCACCGGCAACTGCCTGGCCATCGGCAAGCTGACCGGCAAGCCGACCACCCAACAGACGCTGGGCAATGCCTTCCGCGCCGATGGCCTGTCGACCATGCTCGGCGGCTTGTTCAACAGCTTTCCCTACAACGCCTTTACCCAGAACACAGGTTTGATCGCGCTCTCCAACGTCAAGAGCCGCTTCGTGGTCGCCGCGGCCGGCGCGATCATGGTGCTGATGGGCTTGTTCCCCAAACTCGGCGCCCTGATTGCCGCCGTCCCTACCCCGGTGCTCGGCGGTTGCGCAATCGTCATGTTCGGCATGACCACCGTCGCCGGTATTCAAGAGTTGTCGCGCGTGCAGTTCGAAGGCACCCGCAACGGCATCATCGTCGCGGTTTCGGTGAGCGTCGGCGTGCTGCCGATGTCCTTCCCTGCCCTGTTCGAACACGCCAACGGCACGCTCAAGCTGATCCTTGAGAGCGGCATCTTCCTCGGTGCGATCACCGCCATCGTGCTCAACGTACTGCTCAACAACGACAAGAAATCCACCGCCGACGTCAGCGCCGATGCCGTGGAAGTGACGGACTGA